Proteins encoded by one window of Paroedura picta isolate Pp20150507F chromosome 11, Ppicta_v3.0, whole genome shotgun sequence:
- the FERD3L gene encoding fer3-like protein encodes MALPEGQPGPPSVLALVYEEPPGGDLPCLDLYGFSAGVPFGQGTFTPARGLPLLRLDGGDPEEEEEEEEEEEEEEEGGRVRRPSPLGRPKRKRVITSAQRQAANIRERKRMFNLNEAFDQLRKKVPTFAYEKRLSRIETLRLAIVYISFMTELLGGGGEKPGPS; translated from the coding sequence ATGGCCCTTCCGGAAGGACAGCCGGGTCCCCCGTCGGTGCTCGCCTTGGTCTACGAGGAGCCCCCCGGAGGGGACCTGCCCTGCCTGGACCTCTACGGCTTCTCCGCCGGCGTTCCCTTCGGCCAGGGGACCTTCACTCCGGCCCGAGGCCTCCCGCTCCTCAGGCTGGACGGTGGCGATcccgaggaagaagaggaggaggaggaggaggaagaggaagaggaggaaggcgGGCGAGTGAGGCGGCCTTCGCCGCTGGGCAGACCCAAGAGAAAGCGGGTCATCACCTCGGCGCAGCGCCAGGCGGCCAACATCCGCGAGAGGAAGAGGATGTTCAACCTCAACGAAGCCTTCGACCAGCTGCGCAAGAAGGTGCCCACCTTCGCCTACGAGAAGCGCCTCTCCCGCATCGAGACCCTGCGCCTGGCCATCGTCTACATCTCCTTCATGACCGAgctcctgggcggcggcggcgagaagCCAGGGCCCAGCTAG